The following proteins are co-located in the Castanea sativa cultivar Marrone di Chiusa Pesio chromosome 8, ASM4071231v1 genome:
- the LOC142606314 gene encoding uncharacterized protein LOC142606314, with protein MSFVTVYVDGLLIKSIREDDHLDDLKEIFETLKNYNMKLNPNKCTFRVTTRKFLGFMVSQRGVEVNPDKVQAIMELALLKTTKEVQNLNGKIVALNRYDIPRVLILDNGKQFDNDAFRDLCSQLGINNYYFLPACPQTNSQVEVTNRFLLKIIKTQLEGEKGIWLEELPSVLWAYCTTARTSTGETPFRLAYGSEAVILVEVGLTSYRLANHDKEKNDDALRLQLDMVDEVKATVEQRMAWYQSLMARHYNSRVKHKDF; from the exons ATGTCGTTCGTCACAGTATACGTAGATGGCTTGTTGATAAAAAGTATACGGGAGGACGACCACCTAGACGACTTAAAGGAGATTTTCGAGACCCTTAAGAACTACAACATGAAGCTGAATCCGAACAAATGTACGTTCAGAGTGACGACGAGAAAGTTCCTGggattcatggtatcccaaagaggtgTTGAAGTCAACCCGGACAAGGTACAGGCTATCATGGAGTTAGCTCTACTAAAAACCACCAAGGAGGTACAAAATTTGAACGGTAAGATTGTTGCGTTGAACAG ATACGATATACCTAGAGTCCTGATCTTAGACAACGGGAAACAATTCGATAACGATGCATTCAGAGACCTTTGCTCACAACTTGGGATCAATAATTACTATTTTTTGCCAGCATGCCCGCAGACCAACAGTCAGGTTGAGGTCACAAACCGATTCTTGCTTAAGATTATCAAGACTCAGCTCGAGGGGGAAAAGGGCATCTGGCTGGAGGAATTGCCAAGCGTACTGTGGGCATACTGTACAACGGCAAGGACATCTACAGGAGAAACGCCGTTTCGACTTGCATATGGAAGTGAGGCGGTCATCCTGGTTGAGGTAGGACTCACAAGCTACAGACTAGCAAACCATGACAAAGAGAAGAATGACGATGCATTACGTCTGCAGCTTGATATGGTAGATGAGGTCAAGGCAACGGTTGAACAAAGGATGGCATGGTACCAAAGTCTCATGGCCAGACACTACAACTCAAGGGTGAAACACAAGGACTTCTAG